A section of the Streptomyces sp. NBC_00178 genome encodes:
- a CDS encoding GH1 family beta-glucosidase, producing the protein MNLATPRSSLQPVAVQGLPAGFRWGVATSAYQIEGAASEDGRTPSIWDTFCRVPGAVHHAEHGDVACDHYHRMPEDVELIAGLGVDTYRFSLAWPRIQPGGRGPANAKGLDFYKRLADELRSRGITPWVTLYHWDLPQELEDAGGWPARDTALRFADYAMLAHEALGDRVEHWTTLNEPWCSAMLGYAYGVHAPGRSDMGDAMAAVHHLLLGHGLAARRMREAAGSRPLELGITLNLGTATPETGSEADREACRRADGMGTRLYLDPVVHGRYPGDVVDDLAAQGIELPVRDGDLEAIATPLDVLGVNFYRGALFSGVTEDGSPTDAEGLPVVRGVERDLPRTAMDWEITPTELTDLLLRLQRDYALPTVITENGAAFDDTVAADGSVPDTDRTAYLADHIAAVSEARTRGADVRGYFAWSLMDNFEWAYGYDKRFGIVRVDYDTQRRTLKDSAKWYRDTIRLTRNARTD; encoded by the coding sequence ATGAACCTCGCCACGCCCCGCAGCAGCCTGCAGCCCGTCGCCGTCCAGGGACTCCCCGCCGGCTTCCGCTGGGGCGTCGCCACCTCCGCGTACCAGATCGAGGGCGCCGCCTCGGAGGACGGCCGGACCCCGTCGATCTGGGACACCTTCTGCCGGGTCCCGGGTGCGGTGCACCACGCGGAGCACGGAGACGTGGCGTGCGACCACTACCACCGGATGCCCGAGGACGTGGAGCTGATCGCCGGGCTCGGCGTCGACACCTACCGCTTCTCGCTCGCCTGGCCGCGCATCCAGCCGGGCGGCCGTGGCCCCGCCAACGCCAAGGGCCTCGACTTCTACAAGCGGCTGGCCGACGAGCTCAGGAGCCGGGGCATCACGCCCTGGGTCACGCTCTACCACTGGGACCTGCCGCAGGAACTGGAGGACGCGGGCGGCTGGCCGGCCCGCGACACCGCCCTGCGCTTCGCCGATTACGCCATGCTCGCCCACGAGGCACTGGGGGACCGCGTCGAGCACTGGACCACCCTCAACGAGCCCTGGTGCTCGGCGATGCTCGGATACGCCTACGGGGTGCACGCCCCCGGCCGCAGCGACATGGGCGACGCCATGGCGGCCGTGCACCACCTGCTCCTGGGCCACGGCCTCGCCGCCCGGCGGATGCGCGAGGCGGCGGGGAGCCGCCCGCTGGAGCTCGGCATCACGCTCAACCTCGGCACCGCCACCCCGGAGACCGGCAGCGAGGCCGACCGGGAGGCCTGCCGCCGGGCCGACGGCATGGGCACCCGCCTCTACCTCGACCCGGTCGTCCACGGCCGCTATCCCGGGGACGTCGTGGACGACCTCGCGGCGCAGGGCATCGAACTGCCCGTCAGGGACGGCGACCTGGAGGCCATCGCGACGCCCCTCGACGTCCTCGGCGTCAACTTCTACCGCGGTGCCCTGTTCTCCGGAGTGACCGAGGACGGGTCGCCGACCGACGCCGAAGGACTCCCCGTCGTACGCGGCGTCGAACGCGACCTGCCCCGCACCGCCATGGACTGGGAGATCACCCCCACCGAGCTCACCGACCTGCTGCTGCGGCTCCAGCGCGACTACGCGCTGCCGACCGTCATCACCGAGAACGGGGCCGCCTTCGACGACACCGTCGCCGCCGACGGCTCCGTACCCGACACCGACCGCACCGCCTATCTCGCCGACCACATCGCGGCGGTGTCCGAGGCCCGTACGCGGGGGGCCGACGTCCGGGGCTACTTCGCCTGGTCGCTGATGGACAACTTCGAGTGGGCCTACGGCTACGACAAGCGGTTCGGCATCGTCCGCGTCGACTACGACACCCAGCGGCGGACGCTCAAGGACAGCGCCAAGTGGTACCGCGACACGATCCGGCTCACCCGGAACGCCCGCACCGACTGA
- a CDS encoding ABC transporter substrate-binding protein: MSVRRRHTLRALSVATAVVALAAGCSSANSGADKGGGAGASGVLNIGKPDGPQTNNSNPFLATSASATLGYRYMIYEPLAMTNMIRPTDKADPWLATAWDWESNFTKLTFTLDKRAKWADGKPLTAADVAFTFELLKKHPALNGNGIPYDGVAVEGEKVVLTFKDSQFVNQNKIISTYVVPKHIWEKVENPETWPNRTPVGSGPYKLKTFTPQTTTLTATPAYWKGTTKVRELRYSTYNDNSAATTALANGKLEWSFVFMPNYKQLYVAKDQKNHKLWFPSGLGIHGLWFNTARKPFDNPALRKAMAMVVDRNAIHVQAQATLYPEITNPTGIPLPAGDPFLAPEYKSATTKPDVDGAKALLMDAGFKLSGGVLKDPSGKPVKLTLTDPAGWNDYITGLSIIKDSIKQLGIEAKVKTQTAEAWTNDVAVGNFDATLHWTNSGATPYDMYQNIMDGAILQPVGKASQLGNFGRFKSPEGTAALKEYANATDDATRTKAMNSLQKIMVEQAPVIPTAAAPIGAEYSTKNWTGWPTEENPYAAPQHTQQDALEVVLNLKPAK; the protein is encoded by the coding sequence ATGTCCGTACGCCGTCGTCACACTCTGAGAGCGCTCTCAGTCGCCACTGCCGTGGTCGCGCTCGCCGCGGGCTGCTCGTCCGCCAACTCGGGCGCCGACAAGGGGGGCGGCGCCGGCGCCTCCGGCGTGCTGAACATCGGGAAGCCCGACGGGCCGCAGACGAACAACAGCAACCCGTTCCTCGCCACCTCCGCGAGTGCCACGCTCGGCTACCGGTACATGATCTACGAGCCGCTGGCGATGACCAACATGATCCGCCCCACCGACAAGGCGGACCCCTGGCTCGCGACCGCGTGGGACTGGGAGTCGAACTTCACCAAGCTCACCTTCACGCTCGACAAGCGCGCGAAGTGGGCCGACGGCAAGCCGCTCACCGCGGCCGACGTCGCCTTCACCTTCGAACTGCTCAAGAAGCACCCGGCGCTCAACGGCAACGGCATCCCCTACGACGGTGTCGCGGTCGAGGGCGAGAAGGTCGTCCTGACCTTCAAGGACTCGCAGTTCGTCAACCAGAACAAGATCATATCGACCTATGTCGTGCCCAAGCACATCTGGGAGAAGGTCGAGAATCCGGAGACCTGGCCCAACCGCACCCCGGTCGGCTCCGGCCCGTACAAGCTGAAGACCTTCACCCCGCAGACCACCACCCTGACCGCCACGCCCGCCTACTGGAAGGGCACGACCAAGGTCAGGGAGCTGCGCTACAGCACGTACAACGACAACAGCGCCGCGACCACGGCCCTGGCCAACGGCAAGCTCGAGTGGTCGTTCGTCTTCATGCCGAACTACAAGCAGCTCTACGTCGCCAAGGACCAGAAGAACCACAAGCTCTGGTTCCCCTCGGGGCTCGGCATCCACGGCCTGTGGTTCAACACCGCCCGCAAGCCGTTCGACAACCCGGCACTGCGCAAGGCGATGGCCATGGTCGTCGACCGCAACGCGATCCACGTGCAGGCGCAGGCGACCCTCTACCCGGAGATCACCAACCCGACCGGCATCCCCCTGCCCGCCGGTGACCCGTTCCTCGCCCCGGAGTACAAGAGCGCCACCACCAAGCCCGACGTGGACGGCGCCAAGGCGCTGCTCATGGACGCCGGCTTCAAGCTCAGCGGCGGCGTGCTGAAGGACCCGAGCGGCAAGCCCGTGAAGCTGACCCTCACCGACCCGGCCGGCTGGAACGACTACATCACCGGGCTCTCGATCATCAAGGACAGCATCAAGCAGCTGGGCATCGAGGCCAAGGTCAAGACCCAGACCGCCGAGGCCTGGACGAACGACGTCGCCGTCGGCAACTTCGACGCCACCCTGCACTGGACCAACAGCGGCGCCACCCCGTACGACATGTACCAGAACATCATGGACGGGGCGATCCTCCAGCCCGTCGGCAAGGCCTCCCAGCTCGGCAACTTCGGCCGCTTCAAGAGCCCCGAGGGCACCGCGGCGCTGAAGGAGTACGCCAACGCCACGGACGACGCCACGCGCACCAAGGCCATGAACTCCCTCCAGAAGATCATGGTCGAGCAGGCCCCGGTCATCCCGACGGCCGCGGCCCCCATCGGTGCCGAGTACTCCACGAAGAACTGGACGGGCTGGCCGACCGAGGAGAACCCCTACGCAGCCCCGCAGCACACCCAGCAGGACGCGCTGGAAGTCGTGCTGAACCTGAAGCCCGCCAAGTAA
- a CDS encoding ABC transporter ATP-binding protein, which translates to MTTEQSEDVRATADVVLEARGVTKHFPVRRTGRDLLTRSRRTVHAVDDVSLKLRRGTVTALVGESGSGKSTVARLLAQLYPLTAGEIELGGTAVKAGRGRSFRRYVKQVQLIFQDPFASLNPVHTVRYHLTRALRIHGRAGEGEAELENGLAALLERVQLTPPHQYLDKFPHELSGGQRQRVAIARALGADPQVLLADEPVSMLDVSIRLGVLNLLRDLKERLHLAILYITHDIASARYFADTTLVMYAGRIVEGGGSETVTQHPAHPYTQLLIASAPDPDRVADAEAQEETGSGEPPSLIAPPAGCRFHPRCPKAMERCRTELPPRFDLADGQWAACWLYDGTTAEGAAK; encoded by the coding sequence ATGACCACCGAACAGTCCGAAGACGTGCGCGCCACGGCCGACGTGGTGCTCGAAGCACGCGGAGTCACCAAGCACTTCCCCGTACGGCGCACCGGCAGGGACCTCCTCACCCGCAGCCGCCGTACCGTCCACGCCGTCGACGACGTCTCGCTGAAGCTCCGGCGCGGCACCGTCACGGCTCTGGTGGGGGAGTCCGGCTCGGGCAAATCCACCGTCGCGCGGCTGCTCGCCCAGCTGTACCCGCTCACCGCGGGCGAGATCGAGCTGGGCGGCACGGCGGTGAAGGCCGGACGTGGCCGGTCCTTCCGCAGATACGTCAAGCAGGTCCAGCTGATCTTCCAGGACCCCTTCGCCTCGCTCAACCCGGTGCACACCGTGCGCTACCACCTGACCCGCGCCCTGAGGATCCACGGCCGGGCGGGGGAGGGGGAGGCGGAACTGGAGAACGGCCTGGCGGCTCTGCTGGAACGCGTCCAGCTGACTCCTCCTCATCAGTACCTGGACAAGTTCCCGCACGAGCTGTCGGGAGGTCAGCGCCAGCGCGTCGCGATCGCGCGCGCGCTCGGCGCCGACCCCCAGGTCCTGCTCGCGGACGAGCCGGTGTCGATGCTGGACGTGTCGATCCGGCTCGGGGTCCTCAACCTGCTCCGCGACCTCAAGGAGCGCCTGCACCTGGCGATCCTCTACATCACCCACGACATCGCGTCCGCCCGCTACTTCGCGGACACGACCCTCGTGATGTACGCCGGCCGGATCGTCGAGGGCGGTGGCAGCGAGACCGTCACCCAGCATCCCGCGCACCCCTACACCCAGCTGCTCATCGCCTCCGCGCCGGACCCCGACCGGGTGGCGGACGCCGAGGCGCAGGAGGAGACCGGGAGCGGCGAGCCGCCCTCCCTGATCGCCCCTCCGGCCGGCTGCCGCTTCCACCCCCGCTGCCCGAAGGCCATGGAGCGCTGCCGCACCGAGCTGCCGCCGCGCTTCGACCTGGCGGACGGCCAGTGGGCCGCCTGCTGGCTGTACGACGGCACCACCGCCGAGGGAGCAGCGAAGTGA
- a CDS encoding glycoside hydrolase family 3 N-terminal domain-containing protein: MPSTPHHRPRHRARPVTAALAAATVLASLLAGAVPSAAADADEPAPVLVDRFEGEVPLGNPPADSLFTWGGDADDHPALTFEERADAPEGDKVLQGTYDISAWGGLSHEFAVDQPPKDWTAHKGIRFWWYGQNTAPLPPGSGKRINFEIKDGGANGGASELWTTSFTDDWEGWHQVEIPFADFVYRTDYQPVGGIDQVLGLNEMWGYAVTLPTGAPGSFAMDAVELYGKADPALKSSVAVDSAVHPVKEGGRADVRISVATTGSLPTEEPVTVAWATRGGSAEPGKDYTPATGTHTFPAGTASGTAHTVTVVTTKDRGAEPAETIPLELTVTGAKAPKENPQVVIDAHGLPYQDAKLPVKKRVADLLSRMSPAEKAGQMTQAERNALKAQGDIATYDLGSLLSGGGSVPTPNTAAAWAKMVDAYQLRAQATRFQIPLIYGVDAVHGHNNVVGSTIMPHNIGIGAGRDPELAGRTGAVTANEVRATGIPWDFAPCVCVTRDERWGRSYEAYGEDPALVEAMETVITGMQGSPSGKDLARNDKVLASAKHFVGDGGTEFGSSTTGSYTIDQGITKVTRQELEAVHLAPFAESVKRGVGTVMPSYSSLDVIGDDAGPGKMHANAEMINGVLKDRMGFEGFVISDWQAIDQIPGDYASDVRTSVNAGLDMIMVPTAYQDFTRTLQDEVAAGRIGQTRIDDAVSRILTQKFRLGLFEKPYADTSNLDDVGSAAHRAVAREAAAKSQVLLKNDGAVLPLKASQKVYVAGSNADDLGNQAGGWTVSWQGASGATTTGTTILKGIEKNTSSATFSKDASAPTEGYDAGVVVVGEKPYAEGIGDVGNGHDLELTDADKKAVDTVCAAMKCAVLVVSGRPQLIGDRLGDIDALVASWLPGTEGDGVADVLYGKRAFTGQLPVTWPKSESQLPVNVGDATYDPQFPYGWGLTTLRKVPSGGEATLTALAVAAQIAEHAGLGKTPAGKAIVDRARLLVQQRAGGRPAAAVSKPFAEADHLLLTGDLTGAVAKLRTAYRAA, encoded by the coding sequence ATGCCCAGCACGCCGCACCACCGCCCACGCCACCGCGCGAGACCGGTCACGGCCGCGCTCGCCGCCGCCACCGTGCTCGCCTCCCTGCTCGCCGGGGCCGTCCCCAGCGCGGCGGCCGACGCCGACGAGCCCGCACCGGTCCTCGTCGACCGCTTCGAGGGCGAGGTCCCCCTCGGCAACCCGCCCGCCGACTCCCTGTTCACCTGGGGCGGCGACGCCGACGACCACCCCGCCCTGACGTTCGAGGAGCGCGCCGACGCCCCCGAGGGCGACAAGGTCCTCCAGGGCACCTACGACATCAGCGCCTGGGGCGGACTCAGCCACGAGTTCGCCGTCGACCAGCCCCCGAAGGACTGGACCGCGCACAAGGGCATCCGCTTCTGGTGGTACGGGCAGAACACCGCGCCCCTGCCGCCCGGTTCGGGCAAGCGGATCAACTTCGAGATCAAGGACGGCGGGGCCAACGGCGGCGCCTCCGAGCTGTGGACCACGTCCTTCACCGACGACTGGGAGGGCTGGCACCAGGTCGAGATCCCCTTCGCGGACTTCGTCTACCGGACCGACTACCAGCCCGTCGGCGGCATCGACCAGGTCCTCGGCCTGAACGAGATGTGGGGTTACGCCGTCACCCTCCCGACCGGCGCCCCCGGTTCCTTCGCCATGGACGCGGTCGAGCTCTACGGGAAGGCCGACCCGGCCCTGAAGTCGAGCGTCGCCGTCGACTCCGCCGTCCACCCCGTCAAGGAGGGCGGCCGGGCGGACGTCAGGATCTCCGTCGCCACCACCGGCTCCCTGCCCACCGAGGAGCCCGTCACCGTCGCCTGGGCCACCAGGGGCGGCAGCGCGGAACCCGGCAAGGACTACACGCCGGCCACCGGCACGCACACCTTCCCCGCCGGCACCGCCTCCGGCACCGCGCACACCGTCACCGTGGTCACCACCAAGGACCGGGGAGCCGAGCCGGCGGAGACGATCCCGCTGGAGCTCACCGTCACCGGCGCCAAGGCGCCGAAGGAGAACCCGCAGGTCGTCATCGACGCCCACGGGCTGCCCTACCAGGACGCGAAGCTCCCCGTGAAGAAGCGCGTGGCGGACCTGCTGTCCCGCATGTCCCCGGCCGAGAAGGCCGGGCAGATGACCCAGGCCGAGCGCAACGCGCTGAAGGCGCAGGGCGACATCGCCACGTACGACCTCGGCTCGCTGCTCTCCGGCGGAGGCTCCGTGCCGACCCCGAACACGGCGGCGGCCTGGGCGAAGATGGTCGACGCCTACCAGTTGCGGGCGCAGGCGACCCGCTTCCAGATCCCGCTGATCTACGGCGTGGACGCCGTGCATGGCCACAACAACGTGGTCGGGTCGACGATCATGCCGCACAACATCGGCATCGGCGCGGGCCGCGACCCGGAGCTGGCCGGGAGGACGGGCGCCGTCACCGCGAACGAGGTACGCGCCACCGGCATCCCGTGGGACTTCGCCCCCTGCGTCTGCGTCACCCGTGACGAGCGCTGGGGCCGTTCCTACGAGGCGTACGGCGAGGACCCCGCCCTGGTCGAGGCCATGGAGACGGTCATCACCGGCATGCAGGGCAGCCCGTCGGGCAAGGACCTCGCCCGCAACGACAAGGTCCTGGCCAGCGCCAAGCACTTCGTCGGCGACGGCGGTACGGAGTTCGGCTCGTCCACCACCGGCTCGTACACCATCGACCAGGGGATCACCAAGGTCACCCGCCAGGAACTGGAGGCCGTGCACCTCGCGCCCTTCGCCGAGTCGGTGAAGCGCGGCGTCGGAACGGTCATGCCGTCCTACTCCTCGCTGGACGTCATCGGCGACGACGCCGGCCCGGGCAAGATGCACGCCAACGCCGAGATGATCAACGGTGTGCTCAAGGACCGGATGGGCTTCGAGGGCTTCGTCATCAGCGACTGGCAGGCCATCGACCAGATACCCGGTGACTACGCGAGCGACGTCCGCACCTCCGTCAACGCCGGTCTCGACATGATCATGGTCCCGACCGCGTACCAGGACTTCACCAGGACGCTCCAGGACGAGGTCGCCGCCGGACGGATCGGCCAGACCCGGATCGACGACGCGGTCTCCCGGATCCTCACCCAGAAGTTCCGCCTCGGCCTCTTCGAGAAGCCGTACGCGGACACGTCGAACCTGGACGACGTCGGCTCCGCCGCACACCGCGCGGTCGCCCGGGAGGCGGCGGCGAAGTCCCAGGTGCTCCTGAAGAACGACGGCGCGGTGCTCCCGCTCAAGGCCTCGCAGAAGGTGTACGTCGCCGGCTCCAACGCCGACGACCTCGGCAACCAGGCCGGCGGCTGGACCGTCAGCTGGCAGGGCGCCTCCGGCGCGACCACCACGGGCACCACGATCCTCAAGGGCATCGAGAAGAACACCTCCTCGGCCACCTTCTCCAAGGACGCCTCCGCCCCGACCGAGGGCTACGACGCCGGAGTCGTCGTCGTCGGCGAGAAGCCCTACGCCGAGGGCATCGGCGACGTCGGCAACGGACACGACCTGGAACTCACCGACGCCGACAAGAAGGCCGTCGACACGGTCTGCGCCGCGATGAAGTGCGCCGTCCTCGTCGTCTCCGGCCGCCCCCAGCTCATCGGGGACCGGCTCGGGGACATCGACGCCCTGGTCGCGTCCTGGCTGCCCGGGACCGAGGGCGACGGCGTCGCCGACGTCCTCTACGGCAAGCGCGCCTTCACCGGGCAGCTGCCCGTGACCTGGCCGAAGTCCGAGTCGCAGCTGCCGGTGAACGTCGGCGACGCGACGTACGACCCGCAGTTCCCCTACGGCTGGGGACTGACCACCCTGCGGAAGGTGCCGTCCGGCGGCGAGGCGACGCTCACCGCGCTCGCCGTCGCCGCGCAGATCGCCGAGCACGCGGGCCTCGGGAAGACCCCGGCGGGCAAGGCGATCGTGGACCGGGCGAGGCTGCTGGTCCAGCAGAGGGCCGGCGGAAGGCCGGCAGCGGCGGTGTCCAAGCCGTTCGCCGAGGCCGACCACCTGCTGCTCACCGGTGACCTGACCGGCGCCGTGGCGAAGCTCCGCACGGCGTACCGCGCCGCGTAA
- a CDS encoding ABC transporter permease, with translation MKYILQRFAFYAVTAWAAITINFLIPRMMPGDPVDALMSRYQGQLDTTAIASLKALFGLDENQSLWSQYTDYWSHLLDGDLGLSFTFFPTPVGEVISQSLPWTLALVGITTLISFLLGTGIGVYSGWRRGSWLDGLLPVTTFISAIPYFWLGLIAIAVFAVKWQIFPAAGGYDNSLVPAFDWPFVSSALYHGVLPGVTIVLSAVAGWILGMRNMMVTVSSEDYVMVAQAKGLSERRVMFSYAARNAVLPNISGFALSLGFIVGGTLLVEMVFSYPGIGYQLFQAVGAKDYPLMQGVFLIITLSVLAANLLADMAYALLDPRTRKEA, from the coding sequence GTGAAGTACATCCTCCAGCGGTTCGCCTTCTACGCGGTCACCGCGTGGGCCGCGATCACCATCAACTTCCTGATCCCGCGCATGATGCCGGGCGACCCCGTCGACGCCCTGATGAGCCGCTACCAGGGGCAGCTCGACACCACCGCCATCGCCTCGCTGAAGGCGCTGTTCGGACTCGACGAGAACCAGTCCCTCTGGTCGCAGTACACCGACTACTGGTCGCACCTCCTCGACGGCGACCTCGGCCTCTCCTTCACCTTCTTCCCGACCCCGGTCGGCGAGGTGATCTCCCAGTCGCTGCCCTGGACGCTCGCCCTGGTCGGCATCACCACCCTGATCAGCTTCCTGCTCGGCACCGGCATCGGCGTCTACAGCGGCTGGCGGCGCGGCTCCTGGCTGGACGGGCTGCTGCCCGTGACCACCTTCATCTCGGCCATCCCGTACTTCTGGCTCGGTCTCATCGCCATCGCGGTGTTCGCGGTGAAGTGGCAGATCTTCCCGGCCGCCGGCGGGTACGACAACTCCCTGGTCCCGGCCTTCGACTGGCCGTTCGTCTCCAGCGCGCTGTACCACGGGGTGCTCCCCGGCGTGACGATCGTCCTGAGCGCCGTCGCCGGGTGGATCCTCGGCATGCGCAACATGATGGTGACGGTCTCCTCGGAGGACTACGTCATGGTCGCGCAGGCCAAGGGGCTCTCCGAGCGGCGCGTGATGTTCTCCTACGCCGCGCGCAACGCGGTCCTGCCCAACATCTCGGGCTTCGCCCTCTCGCTGGGCTTCATCGTCGGCGGCACCCTGCTGGTCGAGATGGTCTTCTCCTACCCGGGCATCGGCTACCAGCTCTTCCAGGCCGTCGGAGCCAAGGACTACCCGCTCATGCAGGGCGTCTTCCTGATCATCACGCTCTCCGTGCTCGCCGCGAACCTGCTGGCCGACATGGCCTACGCCCTCCTCGACCCCCGCACTCGTAAGGAGGCATGA
- a CDS encoding ABC transporter ATP-binding protein yields the protein MTAEPILTISGLNVDYGTGAAGVHALRDIDLTLHRGEVLGLAGESGSGKSTLAYAVTRLLSPPGVITGGDVHYHRPGGDAVDILALSPDELRAFRWQELSIVFQGAMNSLNPVHTVHSQLTDVLTAHRPGMRAAERTARAEELLHLVGISTDRLAAYPHQLSGGMRQRVMIAMALALEPEIVIMDEPTTALDVVMQRQILRRLVQLREELSFSVVFITHDISLLIEFSDRIAIMYGGRIVEQADAAEIYRDPRHPYSAGLLHSFPALHGPRRELTGIPGSPPHLSAMPAGCAFHPRCGKAFEPCAERVPVLAPPAAAQDREVACWLHH from the coding sequence ATGACCGCCGAGCCGATCCTCACCATCAGCGGCCTGAACGTCGACTACGGCACCGGCGCGGCCGGCGTCCACGCGCTGCGGGACATCGACCTCACCCTGCACCGCGGGGAGGTCCTCGGCCTGGCGGGCGAGTCGGGCTCGGGCAAGTCCACCCTGGCGTACGCCGTCACCCGGCTGCTCTCCCCTCCCGGGGTGATCACCGGGGGCGACGTCCACTACCACCGGCCGGGCGGTGACGCCGTCGACATCCTCGCCCTGAGCCCGGACGAGCTGCGCGCCTTCCGCTGGCAGGAGCTGTCGATCGTGTTCCAGGGTGCGATGAACTCGCTGAACCCGGTGCACACCGTCCACAGCCAGCTCACCGACGTGCTCACCGCGCACCGCCCCGGCATGCGGGCCGCCGAGCGGACCGCGCGGGCGGAGGAGCTGCTGCACCTCGTCGGCATCTCCACCGACCGGCTCGCCGCCTACCCGCACCAGCTCTCCGGCGGCATGCGCCAGCGTGTGATGATCGCGATGGCGCTCGCGCTCGAACCCGAGATCGTCATCATGGACGAACCGACCACCGCACTCGATGTGGTGATGCAGCGTCAGATCCTGCGCCGGCTCGTCCAGCTGCGGGAGGAACTCTCCTTCTCCGTCGTGTTCATCACCCACGACATCTCGCTGCTGATCGAGTTCTCCGACCGCATCGCCATCATGTACGGCGGCCGCATCGTGGAGCAGGCGGACGCCGCCGAGATCTACCGCGACCCCCGCCACCCCTACAGCGCCGGCCTGCTGCACTCCTTCCCCGCGCTGCACGGCCCCCGCCGCGAACTCACGGGCATCCCCGGCTCGCCCCCGCACCTGTCCGCGATGCCCGCCGGCTGCGCCTTCCACCCCCGCTGCGGCAAGGCCTTCGAGCCGTGTGCCGAGCGGGTGCCGGTCCTGGCCCCGCCGGCCGCCGCCCAGGACCGCGAGGTCGCCTGCTGGCTGCACCACTGA
- a CDS encoding ABC transporter permease → MSVTATDVAVLDDPPAPAAAGRVRFRFLRGGKTRTGLLILAFFVVLAVAGPWLAPYDPDAMSDQLLRPPSSEHWFGTTQTGQDVLSQILVGTRGVLLVGFLAGILATVLSVLIGVSAGFLGGAADEILSMLSNVFLVIPGLPLIIIIASFVEDTGDLLIAAVIALTSWAWGARVLRAQTLSLRRRDYVEAARATGESTWRIILFEVMPNLTAVIASGFVGTVIFAVLSEITLAFIGVADISHWNWGTVLFWAQSNQALAQGAWWWFVPAGLCIALLGTALSLINFGIDEFVNPRLRTATGSSRKVRMRVGFTPVVRTAGPLSPGASEPPAFTPVVRDGATRPPAPAPPGAAAPDAPDSPGTASKEHSA, encoded by the coding sequence GTGTCCGTCACCGCCACCGACGTCGCCGTACTGGACGACCCGCCCGCCCCCGCCGCCGCGGGCCGGGTCAGGTTCCGCTTCCTGCGCGGGGGGAAGACCCGCACCGGCCTTCTGATCCTCGCGTTCTTCGTGGTCCTCGCCGTGGCGGGCCCCTGGCTCGCCCCGTACGACCCGGACGCGATGAGCGACCAGCTGCTGCGACCGCCGTCCTCCGAGCACTGGTTCGGGACCACCCAGACCGGGCAGGACGTCCTCTCCCAGATCCTGGTCGGCACCCGCGGGGTGCTGCTCGTCGGATTCCTCGCCGGCATCCTGGCGACCGTGCTGTCCGTGCTCATCGGGGTCAGCGCGGGGTTCCTCGGCGGAGCCGCCGACGAGATCCTCTCGATGCTCTCCAACGTCTTCCTCGTCATCCCGGGCCTGCCGCTGATCATCATCATCGCGAGTTTCGTCGAGGACACCGGGGACCTGCTGATAGCCGCCGTCATCGCCCTCACCTCATGGGCCTGGGGGGCGCGCGTGCTGCGCGCCCAGACCCTGTCGCTCCGGCGCCGCGACTACGTGGAGGCGGCCCGCGCCACCGGTGAGTCAACCTGGCGGATCATCCTGTTCGAGGTCATGCCGAACCTCACCGCCGTCATCGCGTCCGGCTTCGTCGGCACCGTCATCTTCGCGGTCCTCTCGGAGATCACCCTCGCCTTCATCGGCGTGGCCGACATCTCCCACTGGAACTGGGGGACGGTGCTCTTCTGGGCGCAGTCCAACCAGGCCCTGGCCCAGGGTGCGTGGTGGTGGTTCGTCCCGGCCGGCCTGTGCATCGCCCTGCTGGGCACCGCGCTCTCCCTCATCAACTTCGGCATCGACGAGTTCGTCAACCCGCGCCTGCGCACCGCGACCGGCTCCTCCCGGAAGGTCCGGATGCGGGTCGGCTTCACCCCCGTGGTCCGCACCGCCGGGCCCCTGTCGCCCGGTGCGTCCGAGCCGCCCGCGTTCACCCCGGTGGTCCGCGACGGCGCGACCCGGCCGCCCGCGCCGGCACCGCCCGGCGCCGCGGCGCCCGACGCCCCCGATTCGCCGGGCACAGCCAGCAAGGAGCACAGCGCATGA